ACCTATCGCAGCTAACCAGCCTAGGCAAGTTGTCCACAGGGGCTTGGCGGGCCGCGTTGGCCCCTGGGAAGCTGGCAGGGTGGGTGAATTGGTGGCCGCCGGGTTGGACCTGGTGGTGTCCAGGCGTTGCGGTGGTTGCGACGCGCAGGGGCCCGGTTTGTGCCAGTCCTGCCGGGCCGCCCTGTTTGGGCCGATCTGCCGGCGAGAGGACCAAGCGCCGCGACTAGTACCGGCCGAAGGCTCAGCTTCGCTGCCGGTTTGGGCCGGCGCCTGGTACAGCGGCCCGGTGCGCCAGGCCATCACCGCTTGGAAGCGGCTGGGCCAGCGGGAACTGGATCACGATATGTGCCACGCGGTTAGGCGCGTGGCCAGTGCAATCGGTCCCACACTGGACCAAGTGATGACAAAGATCGGTCAAGACGAGCTCTGGGTCACTCCAATCCCTTCTTCCCGCCGCAACCAGTGGCGCCGGCCTGGCCCGCTGACCTGGCTGCTAGCCCAAGCCGTGGCCGCCGCACTGGTCAGATCCGGCATCGGCGCCAGCGCCCTCCAACTGCTGCGACGCCGGGCTGGGTCCAAAGACCAAGCCGGGCAGACGCTGCGCGGGCGGATGATAGGTCGGGACGGCACCACGTTGGTGCGGGGGAATCCAGCGGCACCGGTCCTGCTGGTGGACGACGTTCTGACCACCGGCGCCACCCTGCTAGACGCTGAGAGGGCTCTGGCCGGGGCCGGAACTGCAACCTTGGGGGCAATTGTGTTGGCCGTTACGCCAAAAGGGCACGGGCACGGGCGCCGATTCCAGGCGGGGCCGGCCACGATGGGATAGGTTGGTCAACGGTTGACTCCCCGGGAGGGATAAATGGAAATTGTCATTGCCGGTAGGCACACTGAAGTTTCGGCTCGCTTCCGCGACTACGCGGAAGGCAAACTGGCCAAGATTTCCCGCTACGACTCTCAAGCTCACTTAGCCCAGGTCGAAGTGGTGCACGAGGCCAACCCCCGCCAGGCCGGAACCGCCATGAAAGTCGAAATCACGGTCCGCGCCAAAGGCCCGGTAACCAGGGCCGAGGCCGCTGCCGGGGATATGTTCTCGGCCTTTGACGTTGCCATGGGCAAGCTGATGCAGCAGGTCCGCCGGGCCAACGACCGCCGCAAGTCGAGGCACAAGACAGCCCGGCGTACCATTCACGACCTTGAGGTTCTCAGCGCTGAGCTGGGCTTGGATCCGATCACGGCCAAGGCCGCCCCGGCCAAGGCGGAGCAGGTCACGGCCGATGGCGATGTGGTGCGGGAGTCAAAGCTGGCGGATTCACCGGTGGTCATCCGCGAGAAGATCCATCAAGCCGTACCTATGACGGTAGAAGATGCCATCTACGAAATGGAGTTGGTGGGACACCCCTTCTTCCTGTTTGTCGATTATGACAGCGGAATGCCGTCAGTGCTTTACCACCGCCACGGCTGGACCTACGGCGTTTTGCGCCTGGAGGCTGCCACAGCCTCGGTTGGCTAAGCTGACAAAACCCATCAGTCCAGTAAGGGCCGGTGGTCAAACGGGCCCTCGGCTAAGCCTGGGCCTGGCCAGGCCCTACCATGGAGCGAAGCAAATCTAGGCTGAGCAGAGGGAAGTATCGAGCGTGACCGGAGTAATGGACCGCATCCTGCGGATGGGCGAGGGCAAGGTGCTGCGTCGCCTCCAAAGCGTTGTGACGCAGGTCAATGCGCTCGAGGACAGCTTCGAGGCGATGAGCGACGAAGCCCTACGCGAGGAGACCGACCGTTTCAAACAGCGTTACCAGGACGGCGAGTCGCTCGATTCGCTAATGCCAGAGGCCTTTGCGGCCGTGCGCGAGGCGGCTACCCGCACCTTGGGTCAGCGCCACTTCGATGTCCAAATCATGGGCGGGGCGGCCCTGCATTTGGGCAACATTGCCGAAATGAAGACCGGTGAAGGCAAAACCCTGGTGGCGACTTTGCCGGCCTACCTTAATGCCATCAGCGGCAAAGGCGTCCATGTTGTCACGGTCAACGACTACTTGGCTAGCTACCAAAGCGAACTAATGGGACGGGTTTTCCGCTTTCTGGGTCTAACCACCGGCTGCATCTTGGTGGGCCAAACCCCGCCGGAGCGCCGCCAGCAATACAACTGTGACATTACCTACGGCACCAACAACGAATTCGGCTTCGATTACCTTCGTGACAACATGGCCTGGTCACAAGACGAGCTGGTTCAGCGCGGCCACAACTTCGTCATCGTTGACGAGGTTGACTCGATTCTGATCGACGAGGCTAGGACCCCACTGATCATTTCCGGTCCAGCCGAGGGTGACGCCAACCGCTGGTATGGCGAATTTGCTCGGATGGTGCGGGGCCTCAAACGCGACTCGGACTACGAGGTCGATGAGAAAAAGCGCAATATTGGCCTGCTTGAACCAGGCATCGAAAAGATCGAAGACGAACTCGGAATTGACAATCTCTACGAATCGCTCAACACCCCGCTGATCGGTTTCCTCAACAACGCGGTTAGGGCCAAGGAGCTGTTCCACCGCGACAAGGACTACGTGGTGCTTAAAGGCGAGGTGCTGATTGTCGATGAACATACCGGCCGCGTTCTGCCAGGTAGGCGCTACAACGAGGGTATGCACCAGGCAATCGAAGCCAAAGAGGGAGTCGAGATCAAGGCTGAGAACCAGACCTTGGCCACAATCACCCTGCAGAACTACTTCCGGCTGTATTCAACCCTTTCCGGTATGACCGGCACGGCCTCGACCGAGGCGGCTGAGTTCGCCTCGACCTACAAGATTGGCGTGGTGCCCATTCCAACCAACAAACCAATGATCCGGGCCGACCAGGCCGATCTGGTTTACAAGGGTGCTGACGGCAAATGGGGTGCGGTAGTTGACGACCTGGCCGAGCGTTACGACAAAGGCCAACCAGTCCTGGTCGGCACCATCTCAGTAGAAAAGTCCGAATACCTGTCCAAGTTGCTGAAACAGCGCGGCGTACCGCATGAGGTTCTTAACGCCAAACAGCACCGGCGGGAGGCCGCCATCGTCGCTCAAGCCGGGCGCAAGGGTGCGATTACCGTGGCCACAAACATGGCCGGCCGCGGCACCGACATTATGCTGGGCGGCAACGCCGAATTCATGGCCGTCACTTCCCTGGCTGAACGGGGTTTTGACCCAGAAGAATCGGCAGAAGAATATGAGGCGGCTTGGCCTGAGGCTCTGGAGAAGGCCAAAGAAGAAGTCGCCGCGGAACACGACGAAGTGGTTGATCTTGGCGGGTTGTACGTCTTGGGCACCGAACGCCACGAGTCGCGCCGCATCGACAACCAGCTGCGCGGCCGCTCCGGGCGCCAAGGCGACCCGGGCGAGTCTCGCTTTTACCTTTCGCTCGAAGACGACCTGATGCGTCTGTTCAACTCGGCTCTGACCGAACGCATTATGACCGCCACCAACTTCCCCGACGACCTGCCGCTGGAATCGAAAATGGTGACCCGGGGTATCGCCTCGGCCCAAGGCCAGGTTGAAGCCCGTAACTTCGAAATCCGCAAGAACGTGCTGAAGTACGACGATGTCATGAACCGGCAGCGTTCGGTGGTTTACGACCGCCGCCACCGCATTTTGGCCGGAGATGACCTTCAGGGCGATATCGTCAAGTTCCGCAGTGATGTTGTCAACTCCCTGGTCACGGCTGCGGCCGAGGTTGAGGGCAGCGACGAGATGGATCTCGACGCGCTATGGAACCAGTTGCGCACCATTTTCCCAGCCACCGTCACCCCGCAGGATCTGATTGAGGAGGCCGGCTCGTCTAGGGCTGTCACCCCGGAAATGCTGGTTCGCGAACTCGACGCCGATATGAACCTGGCCTATGACGCCCGCGAGACCAAACTGGGTGAGGACATGTTGCGCCAGCTGGAGCGCCGCGTGCTGCTTTCGGTCATGGACCGCAAGTGGCGCGAGCATCTCTACGAGATGGATTACCTCAAGGAGGGTATTGGTCTAAGAGCCATGGCCCAACGCGACCCGCTAGTGGAGTACCAGCGTGAGGG
The sequence above is drawn from the Micrococcales bacterium genome and encodes:
- a CDS encoding ComF family protein, translating into MGELVAAGLDLVVSRRCGGCDAQGPGLCQSCRAALFGPICRREDQAPRLVPAEGSASLPVWAGAWYSGPVRQAITAWKRLGQRELDHDMCHAVRRVASAIGPTLDQVMTKIGQDELWVTPIPSSRRNQWRRPGPLTWLLAQAVAAALVRSGIGASALQLLRRRAGSKDQAGQTLRGRMIGRDGTTLVRGNPAAPVLLVDDVLTTGATLLDAERALAGAGTATLGAIVLAVTPKGHGHGRRFQAGPATMG
- the raiA gene encoding ribosome-associated translation inhibitor RaiA encodes the protein MEIVIAGRHTEVSARFRDYAEGKLAKISRYDSQAHLAQVEVVHEANPRQAGTAMKVEITVRAKGPVTRAEAAAGDMFSAFDVAMGKLMQQVRRANDRRKSRHKTARRTIHDLEVLSAELGLDPITAKAAPAKAEQVTADGDVVRESKLADSPVVIREKIHQAVPMTVEDAIYEMELVGHPFFLFVDYDSGMPSVLYHRHGWTYGVLRLEAATASVG
- the secA gene encoding preprotein translocase subunit SecA, yielding MTGVMDRILRMGEGKVLRRLQSVVTQVNALEDSFEAMSDEALREETDRFKQRYQDGESLDSLMPEAFAAVREAATRTLGQRHFDVQIMGGAALHLGNIAEMKTGEGKTLVATLPAYLNAISGKGVHVVTVNDYLASYQSELMGRVFRFLGLTTGCILVGQTPPERRQQYNCDITYGTNNEFGFDYLRDNMAWSQDELVQRGHNFVIVDEVDSILIDEARTPLIISGPAEGDANRWYGEFARMVRGLKRDSDYEVDEKKRNIGLLEPGIEKIEDELGIDNLYESLNTPLIGFLNNAVRAKELFHRDKDYVVLKGEVLIVDEHTGRVLPGRRYNEGMHQAIEAKEGVEIKAENQTLATITLQNYFRLYSTLSGMTGTASTEAAEFASTYKIGVVPIPTNKPMIRADQADLVYKGADGKWGAVVDDLAERYDKGQPVLVGTISVEKSEYLSKLLKQRGVPHEVLNAKQHRREAAIVAQAGRKGAITVATNMAGRGTDIMLGGNAEFMAVTSLAERGFDPEESAEEYEAAWPEALEKAKEEVAAEHDEVVDLGGLYVLGTERHESRRIDNQLRGRSGRQGDPGESRFYLSLEDDLMRLFNSALTERIMTATNFPDDLPLESKMVTRGIASAQGQVEARNFEIRKNVLKYDDVMNRQRSVVYDRRHRILAGDDLQGDIVKFRSDVVNSLVTAAAEVEGSDEMDLDALWNQLRTIFPATVTPQDLIEEAGSSRAVTPEMLVRELDADMNLAYDARETKLGEDMLRQLERRVLLSVMDRKWREHLYEMDYLKEGIGLRAMAQRDPLVEYQREGYQLFQAMDEAIKEETVGFLFNLEVRVAGEEEEEAETPADAGAEAKPAASPKAEGARAKPAKAATRKAAAPAVDQDGSSVTVGGGQAKTKMVASGLDGPRRAQNLTYSAPTVDGDEAPVQRSEGKGRTALGVAKAPAKTEEAYPGTARNAPCPCGSGKKYKMCHGRS